The nucleotide sequence TACTCTAGTTGATGCAAAACATTTACCATCTGAGCGAGTTGGTGTGGcatcaacaaaaacatttcacTCCGCAACACGCAATGCAAACATGTCGGCTCAGTCATCGCGCTACGCTGATGTCGAAAAtggaagctgtcaaaataaggaaaacaaaattggcCAAAGGGAGTGATCTCAAGCTTCCGCGTACGTGCTATGCGTAAATGGCCAGTGCGATGGGAGACAGTATTAGTAACTAGTATATTACAATGTTTTCACTTCCATacaagaaaaaataacaataacataCTGCAAGAAGATTAGCATGttcaaaagtaaacaaaatgtaTGGCCACAGTCCACTGTCCACAAATGTAAACTGTGGTATTTcgaaattttcttttcgaaaacTCTGCTAAGGTCGTATggaataacaataaaacaataaggCCGTGCaacaaacaaagatgaattttaaaaccaaaccCGACTATCACCTAACCGTTTTGATTTATCACCTCACTGTATTAcgtataaaatttaatttgattaatgtgtttaaaatgaaCATTGAAGCACCAGAGAGGAAACCATTCCTACCCCCCGATCGAAGGAACCGTTAAACAATGGACAGTTTGTTTTGAATATGTAAAAAGAGAACATAAGGAAATATGTTCTAACCTTGGCACCTTTATTGGGTTGATCGATGTTTCATCGAACCTCGCAGCTTGCATTTTGTAACTTGCCGCAGAAACATACATCAGTACTAGCAAGTTAGAGCATACAAGATTGATTCCTTTCGGTAACCTCCACTCCGCAATAACTGACACCGATTCCTATCGTAACCATTTATTCGATTTACACGCTGAGAACGTTATCTACAATGAAAATTGTGTTGTGCAATCATGTTTTTCAAGCCCTATCAAACTTTTTCGCAATTTACCAGCACTTTTGTTTCATACATATGTACATCAATCGAATATTTTATTCTGAAATCAAGGAATGAAGCCGTTACttcattttttctttgtcGAATTCTCTTTACATTATAGAACTGAATTCATTTTACCTCACTTTTCACCTAAgggaaaaaatgtaacacaaATAAATATTATCCTTAACAGCACGTTCGTGTTACCGCTTATCAAGTCGAGGTGAACATACAAGTGTCATTTAAGATCGTACGAATTTGTTCTACAAGCTCTCTTGCAAAGTTGTGAAAAAAATCtcacatttaattgaaattatgtAATTATGATTAATAAACTTCtgaacgcaaacgcaaacataaGCAAAATACTAACATTTTTACACCTCCCATCGGTATCCACTTTCTTCGATCATTTGCACTCCAACATGTACTCGTCAATCGATTTAATGGACAAACATTGATCACTGTATAGCAAAAGATCGCGTCCATCGTGCCAGTTGTACACATTCAGTAACCGTTCTTTCGGCCGATAAACTTCACCCGTTTTGCTACGTAAGCGCGAACAGACGTGAAAGGAGTTCTCTTCCGCGTGCAGAATATCCTTCTCCAGCTTTTTATGGTTCGTCCAGCAGACAGTCGGATCGCTCAGGTTGATGAGCAACAGTTCCCCGCTCTGAAAAGTCACGCAGTACCGTTGACTGGTTTGGCGATCGTCAACGGCAGCGGAACTTTGAACTTGACTTTCTCCCGTCACTCTaagggaagcgaaacgaaatccTGGGCTCAAAAAGCAATTCTCTAATGGCACAAAGCGCCAGCGCTTTTCACTTACCGCGTTGAAGTAAGAGCAATGTCGAAGCTGTGCCCAACATACCAGGTGGCTGTGTGTAAATTAATGGCGATCATTTTGATGCGTTTCCGATTGTTTTCGCTGGATGTCGGCAACTTCTGCAGTTGCATCAGAAACAGTGTACTTATCATCTGTGGTCGAAAAAGAACgtagtaaaaaaaatggtttctgTGCCGAAAGAAATGGCGGCCTACCTCTTCTTCGTGCAAAAAACTGCCGATGACAAGTCCGAGAGTGATCTTCAGATCGATCGTACGCAACAAAGACCCGCTTTCGTAGCACCATATGTGTACCGTCGATTCACCAAGCCCCAGTAGCTTTTTATCGTTCACACACCTCAAACTGGTCAGTTTCTGTCTTACGATCGGAAATTCACGGATGCTCGCTAGTGTCTCCAGGTCGGGCGTCAAGCTGTATTTGCACAGCCCCGTCCGCGCTTCAAGCTCGGAGATGTGCTCGTACCAGCAGACGATGAAGTAGCGCGAGTTTGGCAGCGGCACGAAAAGTACGTCTTCGAGGGCACTGGAAAGGTAAtagatttttgtttgtttgaaccAACAAATTACTTTTCGTATTGTAAATACTCAAATGCGCGCAATAGCACCTTTTTATAGTGTCCAGCTGATAGGATTTCAATCGTATGATTTGCTCGTAAACACCACTTTCGTCCAAATCACTACCGTCGATAGCAGTTTGTCCTTGATCCGCATCTGCCGCTGCATCGTTCCGTTGGTCCGGATACTTTAGGTGCACATCGAGAAAATACGCATTAACGTAGACCGAGGCCAGCGGGCAGGCTCGCGATTCATCGTGTTTTAAATTTCGTGCCCTCGGTTCCAGGTAGTGTGGATTGCCATCGTTGTAACCGATACGGTTGGCGTTCTGTGTGTCGAGCTCGGCGTCTAAAAGTAATCGGTTACTGCAGAAGCACAAAAAGATAACGGAACAAAAGAACTAGAAGTCACTCACCACACACCCATCGCTGCTGTTGGGCGATGCGTTGCCACTCTTGTTTCACTCCCAGCAGCACACTTAGTCGGGAGTATTTCCAGAAACTCACCAGTCCCGTCTGTACCACGATGAGCTGTTCGTCGAGCAGGAACGCATTCAGAACCTCGCCCTCGGATCGGTTCAATGGGTTTCTCGTTGGTTTACCATCGTTCATACACCGCGGAGGCTCTGGTGCCACCGGTACGCATGGTAGTAGTGTCTCCGTCGTCTGGCACTCTTTTGATCGTTTACTCTCATGAATGTCGGCACTGGTCGAACTGCTAACGGCACTATCGACAGAACATCGCAGCGATTTGACGGTTGGCTGGTGCGAACGTTTCGACTTTCGAATCACCGGCGACGAAGATGGTGGCAATGTTGGTGGCAGTGAGTGCTGCAGACGCTTCCCTTCATCCTGTGGATGGAATGGAGTGTGCGATGCGGGCGAATCGGTGGTGATTTCCTCTTTTGATTGCACCGTGTTTTCAACCTTCATGTCAACGGGGGAAGGTGGAACTTCCGCTTCCACTTTGCCCGGATGAGGCTTGGGTGCTTTCGCTCGTGAGTTTTGGCGCAAACCTACAAACGTACTGCGATAACGTATAATCTTACCGCTTCGCAGTGAGCTACGTAATACAAGCCGCCTTACGCCAAGAATACCGCTGCTGGCAATAATGGACGAATGCGGTTTGCTTTTGGTagatgattttttcttcggctTTGGGCGCGTTTTCCTGTGAATAACGCGCTGAACCGAGTGCTTGACTTTGTTCTTTACCGTCCCAGCCGAAGCTTTAGCAAAGTTGGCTTCAGTTTGAGGGACACTAATGCCTGCTCCAGTTGCCATCGGCTCCGTTAGGGGGTAGGGTGGATTTGTCCTGCTTCCATCGgcagtgtgttgttgttgggacgCCCGATGGAACGGACTGATGCGCAAGTAGTTAAGGAAGTTATCACGCTCCCTATCCCTACTCAGCAACTGAGCATAGGCTTTGTCCTTGCTACGATTTTCCGGAACAATCGACTGTCCAACTTGGAACGATTGCCAACGACGGCAATCACAAGAGCTCGATCGGTCACATATCTTTAACTTATCCCTCGATGATGCGAGATAGCACCCATCGCAAGGACGAAACCGGATCGGTAATTTGTggtaattttttctttctacgATCATGGTTGGCTGGGCAGTTGGTCGTTTATCAATTTCCGGGTTAATTTGATCTTTACGAAAATCCAAGTCGCTGCCGTCGTCCAGCGAACGCGATGTTTCAGGGAAACTTTTTGAACCAGAgcgtcgttttttgtttgccaacaaACTGCCTCTGGAACCCGGTTCCGCCTCCTGATCATTCGAATCTTCATCGCTGGAGATGTGCACCATTTCGAAGAATGAACGCTTGGGACCCAAACTACTAGCTTCGATTTGTGACTTCGTTGGAATCGAGTGAAGGAGGTCTTCCTCCGTAACGCGCCACTGTTCGACCCGATCCTTGTGCGTCATCGGTGACATGGTTTCGTTGATTTCTGCCAGTTTTAGATCGAACTCGTTCATCGACTGCCTTCGCTGACATTCACCCTGTCGATGGCCTAAGCTGTGTTTCGTGGAGGAATATTTTGCGCATCCGGAACTCGACACGTCGCCATACGAATTTTCCATCGAACTACCATCATCCGGTGCCTCCGGTGAACGGCACTGCTCTTGCGCATCGGGAACACCGCCTTCGATAGAAGGATCTTTTGGTGATCGTTCAACGAGCGAAACAGTGTCTCTGGCCGAACACCCAACGACtggttgttccgttccgtccaaCAGCTCCAGGTTTATCTCCTCTCCATCAGAAACATCCATGTGCTCAGCTAAGACCGattgttttctcatttcgGCCAATGGAACACTCAGTGTATCTGTCGCAATAACTGCCGGTGACAAGCGACTCGATGCATCGTTCTTGTCATGTGTTTTCACGGTCGGAGAAGTAGGCTCATTATCAGCCGACAATTCTTGTTCCAAATCGATGGTTGTGACAACTGAGCTCGATGTAGACGGTTTATGAAACGATCGGCGAACAAAACTCGGCCGTTGCTCGGTACGTTTGCTGCCAGTTATGTCAATAACAGGTGCTGcgaggaaaaacacaaaccacagCAAATTAAGTGACTGAATACCACgaggaagagaagaagaagtaaGCCCTAATAAACTTACGTGCATATCTGGGTGATGTAGAACGAATTACTCCACGACTACTGCTCTCTGAGTTTCTGTTGTTTAGCAATGGTAGGCAGTTTCTCGTGTCACGTACTGAATCCGAAGAAGTGAGATCGAAAACTTCGTACATGTTCTTGGAGCCTGTGGAACTGTTATTGGAAGATTTTTTGCTGTATGTCCGGTTCAAAATGATTCCACTGGTGGAAGGCGATTGTGTTGAATGTGCATGCTCTTGTTGCTGTGATCGAACTACAACAAGACGCTCCGCCATTGCGTGAATCGAACGTCGGGCATACGTAAATTGATGGCCAAGGGGAGAACTGTTGGTGTGCGACTTTCGCACACATATGGGTTTCATTTCAAAGCGTTTATTAGAGGCATGCATTTGAGGCTCATCGCTACGGCGGCTGGCATCGTGCCTGGAGGATGCCCcttcctcgtcatcgtcgctaAGAAGATCTATGACATCTATCGCATTTCGGCGGTTTCCCGGCACTTGTTGGCTGGTGCCAATGTTGGGTTTTTGTGTACTACTCAAATCTTTACTACTCAGCATCGAGAAGCGTTTACAAGGATACCACTTTCATAGGAACGTTCCCGAACTGTAGCAGATCCAATCTACAGCTTCGCtgcaatggaaagaaaaacgtgaaaatcaGACTATTCACCTTCAGTAGAGAAGCGCATCGTTACCGCGTCACTCACTACTCACCACACTCGGGCACTGTTTCGGTGCGCGTTTGGAAAGCCTTTGTATGAAAACAGTTCGCGAACGATAAAAATCGGAAACTCAAGTGTAGATAAACcgctaacacacacacggtacgcAACGTGCAACTTTTTTACCCTTTTTAAGCAATGAAAAGCAGATGGAACAACAGGACACCAGGATGGATTCACGTAATTCGATTCGGGTTTTAGAAGTTTTCGtagcctgctgctgcctgctgcccAAACTACCAGACGTGTTATTTTGtaccaaaacgaaaaaccacTTCTACCTTTTCCAcccaaataaacaaattcacCAGGTTGTTCAATAGCGACGGAGACTTTTTAATAACAGACGGGAAAGCAAGCGTAACTTCTTTCCGCCATGCCAAGAACGTATTTGCTATTCACCGCGAAGGTGTGAAGAAGAGAGCCTTACTTTGAACGTCAAAGACAGGGTTGCGTCTTGTACTGCTGAGGTGTGGCATATTTTATGCGTTCATTAACGAATATTTCTA is from Anopheles cruzii unplaced genomic scaffold, idAnoCruzAS_RS32_06 scaffold01128_ctg1, whole genome shotgun sequence and encodes:
- the LOC128276407 gene encoding uncharacterized protein LOC128276407, producing the protein MLSSKDLSSTQKPNIGTSQQVPGNRRNAIDVIDLLSDDDEEGASSRHDASRRSDEPQMHASNKRFEMKPICVRKSHTNSSPLGHQFTYARRSIHAMAERLVVVRSQQQEHAHSTQSPSTSGIILNRTYSKKSSNNSSTGSKNMYEVFDLTSSDSVRDTRNCLPLLNNRNSESSSRGVIRSTSPRYAPPVIDITGSKRTEQRPSFVRRSFHKPSTSSSVVTTIDLEQELSADNEPTSPTVKTHDKNDASSRLSPAVIATDTLSVPLAEMRKQSVLAEHMDVSDGEEINLELLDGTEQPVVGCSARDTVSLVERSPKDPSIEGGVPDAQEQCRSPEAPDDGSSMENSYGDVSSSGCAKYSSTKHSLGHRQGECQRRQSMNEFDLKLAEINETMSPMTHKDRVEQWRVTEEDLLHSIPTKSQIEASSLGPKRSFFEMVHISSDEDSNDQEAEPGSRGSLLANKKRRSGSKSFPETSRSLDDGSDLDFRKDQINPEIDKRPTAQPTMIVERKNYHKLPIRFRPCDGCYLASSRDKLKICDRSSSCDCRRWQSFQVGQSIVPENRSKDKAYAQLLSRDRERDNFLNYLRISPFHRASQQQHTADGSRTNPPYPLTEPMATGAGISVPQTEANFAKASAGTVKNKVKHSVQRVIHRKTRPKPKKKSSTKSKPHSSIIASSGILGVRRLVLRSSLRSGKIIRYRSTFVGLRQNSRAKAPKPHPGKVEAEVPPSPVDMKVENTVQSKEEITTDSPASHTPFHPQDEGKRLQHSLPPTLPPSSSPVIRKSKRSHQPTVKSLRCSVDSAVSSSTSADIHESKRSKECQTTETLLPCVPVAPEPPRCMNDGKPTRNPLNRSEGEVLNAFLLDEQLIVVQTGLVSFWKYSRLSVLLGVKQEWQRIAQQQRWVCDAELDTQNANRIGYNDGNPHYLEPRARNLKHDESRACPLASVYVNAYFLDVHLKYPDQRNDAAADADQGQTAIDGSDLDESGVYEQIIRLKSYQLDTIKSALEDVLFVPLPNSRYFIVCWYEHISELEARTGLCKYSLTPDLETLASIREFPIVRQKLTSLRCVNDKKLLGLGESTVHIWCYESGSLLRTIDLKITLGLVIGSFLHEEEMISTLFLMQLQKLPTSSENNRKRIKMIAINLHTATWYVGHSFDIALTSTRVTGESQVQSSAAVDDRQTSQRYCVTFQSGELLLINLSDPTVCWTNHKKLEKDILHAEENSFHVCSRLRSKTGEVYRPKERLLNVYNWHDGRDLLLYSDQCLSIKSIDEYMLECK